From Hyla sarda isolate aHylSar1 chromosome 5, aHylSar1.hap1, whole genome shotgun sequence, a single genomic window includes:
- the LOC130274297 gene encoding cytochrome b-c1 complex subunit 7 isoform X1 has product MAARAPVAATGRFMDTLCKWYYGLAGFNKLGLMRNDTIYESPDVQEAIRRLPPKVYDDRMFRIKRALDLDMKKTILPKEQWTKYEEDVPYLEPYLKEVIRERKEREEWNKK; this is encoded by the exons ATGGCGGCGAGGGCACCGG TTGCAGCCACTGGCCGTTTTATGGACACCCTATGCAAGTGGTACTACGGTCTCGCTGGATTTAACAAACTAG GTTTAATGCGCAATGACACAATATATGAATCCCCTGATGTACAAGAAGCCATAAGGAGGCTGCCACCCAAGGTGTATGATGATAGAATGTTCAGGATCAAGAGAGCCTTGGACCTGGATATGAAGAAGACGATCCTTCCTAAGGAACAGTGGACAAAATACGAAGAG GATGTCCCATATCTGGAGCCATACCTGAAAGAGGTGATCCGTGAGAGGAAAGAAAGGGAAGAATGGAACAAGAAATAA
- the LOC130274297 gene encoding cytochrome b-c1 complex subunit 7 isoform X2, translating to MDTLCKWYYGLAGFNKLGLMRNDTIYESPDVQEAIRRLPPKVYDDRMFRIKRALDLDMKKTILPKEQWTKYEEDVPYLEPYLKEVIRERKEREEWNKK from the exons ATGGACACCCTATGCAAGTGGTACTACGGTCTCGCTGGATTTAACAAACTAG GTTTAATGCGCAATGACACAATATATGAATCCCCTGATGTACAAGAAGCCATAAGGAGGCTGCCACCCAAGGTGTATGATGATAGAATGTTCAGGATCAAGAGAGCCTTGGACCTGGATATGAAGAAGACGATCCTTCCTAAGGAACAGTGGACAAAATACGAAGAG GATGTCCCATATCTGGAGCCATACCTGAAAGAGGTGATCCGTGAGAGGAAAGAAAGGGAAGAATGGAACAAGAAATAA